The region ACGAGGATTTACAAAAAGAGATAAAATAATAAAATTTGCCGGTTGTTATCACGGCCATTCAGATTCGTTTTTGATTCAGGCAGGTAGTGGTGCTATTACTTTTGGATCGCCTAATAGCCCGGGAGTAACTGAAGGTACAGCCAAAGATACTTTATTGGCAAGGTACAATGATTTAGAAAATGTTAGAACATTAATCGAAGCCAACACAAATGAGATTGCTGCCATTATAGTAGAGCCTGTAGCAGGAAATATGGGTTGTATTCCTCCAAATAAGGGTTTCCTTGAAGGCTTGCGCCAACTTTGTACCGAGAATGGGATTCTATTAATCTTTGATGAGGTGATGACCGGTTTCCGTTTGGCAAGAGGTGGAGTCCAAGAATTATTTAACATCAATGCAGATATTGTTTGTTTCGGAAAAGTAATTGGCGGTGGTTTGCCTGTAGGTGCTTTTGCAGCGCGTGAGGAAATCATGAATTATTTAGCTCCGCTTGGGCCGGTTTATCAGGCTGGAACCTTATCAGGAAATCCATTGGCTATGGCGGCTGGATTAGCGATGTTGCAAGCTTTGGATAAGGATCGCGCTATTTTTAAAAGACTTGAAGAGAAAACAGCTTATTTGCATGAAGGTATCGAAAGGGTTTTAAAAGCAAATAATATTGTTTTTACCATCAATAGAATTGGATCTATGATTTCAGTGCATTTTGATGCCAATCCTGTGGTTGATTTTCAATCTGCGGCTAAAGGAGATAACGAAAGCTTTAAGAAATTCTTTCACGGATTGTTAGATGAGGGCGTTTATATCGCGCCATCGGCTTATGAAACTTGGTTTATCACTGATGCACTTTCTTACGATGATTTAGACTTTACAATACAAGCAATAGATAAAGTAGCAAAAACGTTATAGATTTGTTTTACTTAAAAAGAAAAGCTTCGGATGTTTTCCGAAGCTTTTTTTTAATTTTCCATATCGTCTTGCATTTTGTCATGCATCCTTTCTTTCATTCGATTTCCGGCTCTTTCTTTCATCTTTTCTTGGTTGCTTTTCCATTTCGCCAATTGTTCAGGAGTCAAAATAGCTTTCATTTTATTCTCCATAGTTTCTCTTTGCTTTTCCATTTTGTCTCGAGAAGCTTCACGTTGTTTTTTCATCTCTTCTCTGCTAGCCTCTCTTTTTTCCATCATAGCTTCTCTTTTGGTGGCTTGTTCCGCAAGAAGTTGCTTCATTTGTTCCTGTTGTTTGGCGTTTAGACCTAATTCAGTCGTCATTCTCTGCAGTTGTTTTTCTTGACGTTGCTCCGGAGTCATTTTCTCCATTTGGGCTCTTTTAGGGCGTTCTTTTTTGTCTTGTGCAAATGTGGTCATTCCTACAACCAGTAATGCGGCGATAATTAATTTTTTCATGGTATGTTGTTTTATAGTTTATAGTTAGTAAGACTGCTTTTTTTTAAAAGAGTTTAATCCTTAACATAAAAATGTGAAAACTGATTTATATCACATTTTATTATGAAAAGGAGCTTTATATTTGCATCGTGAAAAAAGGGGTGTTCATATTGGCTTTATTTATTCTTTTAAAACCGGTATTTCCGGTTCTGGAATATGTGGTCAATTATGACTATATTTCAAAAGTACTCTGTATAAACAAGGAAAAACCCAAGTTAGAGTGTAATGGAAAATGCCACTTGATGAAAGAATTGGCCAAAGCCTCAGATACAACTGATTCTTTACCTTCAAATAAAAAAACAGTTACTCCTATGCAAGAAGTATTGTTTTTCTATGAAATCAATTCCTTGTCTTTTTTATCAGTGGGTTTTATCGAAAAAGACCAATTAAATAGTAGCTATTCAAATCTATATTCTTATTTGAATGGAAATGCTATATTTCACCCGCCCAATTTTATTTCTTAAATTTTTAGTTGAACGACTTTCGTGTGTGCTTTTCATTTGAATATTTTCATTTGAAGAACTTCTTTGCGCACTATTAATTTAAAATTGAGAATAAAATTATAGCATAAAATGAAAAATTTACTAAATAGAGCAATAGCTATTATTGCGTTAAGCGCTGTGTTTACAGCTTGTACTAATGATGAAACTACAATGTCAGGAACTGGAAATTTAGGTGTAGAATTTGATAATTCCTTTGCGGGGAATGATTTGATTTTAAGCACGCAACCTAATATCACTTCTAATGATGAAGTTTTGAAAATCGAAAAAATTAAGTACATCATCAGTAATATCGTTTTGACCACTGCCGAAGGAACCGTTTTTACGTATCCAAAAAATAAAAGCTATTTCATAATTGACGAATCAAATCCTACAAGTTTAATCGCAAAATTAGAAAATGTGCCAGCCGGAAATTATACCAAAATAAAATTTGGAATCGGAGTTGATAAAGCGCAATGGGAACTTGGAGCTACCGGACAGGGCAATTTTCTCTTGGAGGCACAAGCTGCAGGAATGATGTGGAGCTGGTCTGCAGGGTATAAATTTATCGCTTTCGAAGGAATGTTTACTGCTCCAACGGTGAGCGATGAAACCTCTTTTATGATACACACCGGACAAACGGGAACGGACTATAATTATACCGAAGTTACTTTGGATTTACCTTCAAAAGCCATCGTCCGCAGTTCAATAAGTCCAATAATCCATGTTATTACTGATTTGTCTAAAGTAATTGACGGAACCAATAAAATCAAACTTTCTGATAATAATAAGGGAGGAATGGGAGCCATGATTATGGGAGGAGCTACTTTGCCTTTAATCACTCAAAATATTTCCAATATGTTTACGGTAGATCACGTTCATAACGATTAGTTAGGTTTTAAGGAGCAGAAATTTTTATCATACAATACATTTTTGTCCCGCTTTCCCCTTTATCCGTTCTGTCTTGTTTTTTGTACAAGACAGAACGGGATATCGGCTCTATCGGGGCTATTGATCACTTCTTCGTTCCTTGATGATGGAATCCAAAAAAGAAAATTCACATCACATTAAATCCATTTGAGATTGGATGAACTGAGGTGAATTATTCCCGACAGCGATTTGTATGTCGATATAACCCCATAAACATTAACTATGAAAATGAACTATTTTCTTTGGCTCCTATTGCCATTGTTTTTTAGCTGTTCTGATAATGATGATGCAGCATATAATGATCAAACTTTAGATTTTAAAGTACCCGAAAATTTTCCGGAATTGGCTTATAATATCGATCTGAATCCGCCAACAGTTAAAGGATTTGAACTCGGAAAAAAATTGTTCTACGATGGACGCTTATCTTCGGACGGACTTGTTTCCTGCGGATTTTGTCATATTCAGGAAGATGCTTTCACGCACCATGGGCATGTTTTTAGTCATGGTGTAGCGGATAAAATTGGGACTAGGAATACGCCTTCGATTCAAAATTTAGCCTATCAAACTACATTCATGTATGATGGTGCCACTAACCATTTGGATTTGCAACCTATTATTCCGCTGACCAATCCGGTGGAGATGGATGCTGATCTAACAGCGATTATCGCTATGATGAAAGCTGATCCCGTTTATAGGAAGTTGTACAAGCAAGCATTTGCTGACGGGCAAATTAATGCCGAAAACATGCTTAAAGCCCTTTCACAGTTTATGGTTATGCTCACTTCGTCAAATTCAAAGTTTGATAAGTTTCGTCGCCATGAAACCGGAGGTGAGCTGTCTTCGGATGAATTGGCCGGTTATGCCCTTTTTAATGCAAATTGTGCTTCCTGTCATGCTACTGATTTAATGACTGATAATTCGTTTCGAAACAATGGTTTGGCAATTAATCCAGCGCTGAATGATGTTGGGCGATTTCGTGTAACCGAATTGGAAACGGATTATTATAAATTTAAAGTGCCTAGTTTGCGAAATGTAGAAAAGACCGCCCCTTATATGCATGATGGACGTTTTGGGAGCTTAGAAGCCGTTTTAAATCATTATAGTTTGGGTGTTCAAAAATCAGCTACGCTGGATCCCATTTTAAATAAAAACGGCGCGCTTGGAATTCCTCTTTCTACGATAGAGAAAAAACAATTAGTAGCCTTTTTAAAAACATTAACCGATAATCAATATCTAAACGATAAACGATTTTCAGAATATTAAATACAATGAAAAATAAAATAATAATAGTATTTCTTTTTGCATTTCAGTTTGCTATTGCAAATGGGGAAGTGGATAGTGTTTCCAATTTTACATTTCAAAAAAGGGAACTTTTAACCGATTTTGATTGTGATGCCTGCGGTTGTTCAGCAAGTGGCGGAAGTATGGGCTATAGTTCTATGCTCAACAGCAATTTTGTAGGCTTGCGTTATTTCAAGCAAAGTTATACCAGCAGAGACGGAATTTTTGCTAATTCACCTTGGATAGACGAGAATTTCAATACACTCCAGATTTGGTCCAAAATACCCCTTGGTAAAAAAGTTCAGCTTTCGGCTTTGATTCCTTACCATTTTCACGATCGAGCACTAACGGCTGGAACGGAGAGTATCAAAGGATTGGGTGATGCATCCGTTATTGCAAGTTATTCGATTTATAAAACTCAAAAGGAAGAGGCTCTTTTGGTCCATGATTTACAATTGGGTGGCGGAATAAAAATGCCAACAGGAAAGTTTGAGGAAGCAAATAATGCAGGAACTGTTAATCAAAGTTTTCAGTTGGGTACCGGCAGTTGGGATTATCTTTTGGTTGGTGAATACGTTGTGAAAAAGGAAAATCTGGGTTTGAATACAATGTTAAATTACAATTTTAAGACAAAGAATCAAAAGAATTATCAATTTGGGAATCAGTTCAATTATGGTAGTACCTTGTTTTATCTGTTGGATTATAATACTTTAAAAATTGTGCCGCAAATTGGCGTTGCCGGAGAAGTATTCGAGTCTAACAAACAATATGGTGAGAAATTAGCCAATACTTCGGGAGATGTTCTTTTTAGTAAATTTGGCCTTGAAGTGGGAAAAGAAAAACTTTCGATTGGTATTAATGCCATGCTTCCCATCAGTCAAAATTTATCAAATGGAAATATGGAAGCCAATTACCGCTGGAGTATTAATCTTAATTATGTGTTGTAAAAAACAGGAATAACCGTTAGGAAAAAGCGGATAATAATTTTCCAAAGAGAATTGAGGTAAAAGCATGAATGATTAGGCGAGAACTATTTTTGCCTGATTTTCATGCTTTTCTTTTTTTTTTTAAGTGATTAAAAGGCATGATAAATATCAGGTTTTAAACGGTTTGCTTTATCGAAATTTGTAAACTATTCGAATAAAAAATAATTAACGATGACAACAATTAAGCCATTGCATACTTTTCACATTCCTGTAATGGGATTGGCATACACTATTGACAGTCCCATTCGAGTGGCAAAGTATGGTATATCCTCTGTGATTTCTATCATAGATGACGATCTTATAGAAAAGATGAATGCTTTTTATAGCACTAAATTTAATCTGCCTTATCAGGAAATTACGCAAAAAATTCACGATTACCGTGCAGAACGCGTGACTTCTTATTTGAATTTGGTAGATAAAATCGTAAAAGAGAAATTTGAGAATTTCAAGAATGAATTAGCCGAAAGCAAATTAGCATTGGAGAATTACATTGCGATGTTACCTAACAAGTCCGAAATTAAGCAAGGCTTGCAAAACCTGATGGAAGAAGGCAAGGAAGCTGTGATGAATTATTTGGATTCTAATTTGACTCCGGGTGAAATTGATGTGAATATCATGACCAAAGTTGATAAGGACAATTTCATTAAAGACAAGCAATTGCCTACTGAATTTAATGACGCACATGCTTCACTTCGTGGTTTTGCCAATAGTACTTTGACTTCTTCGGTGGTGCTTTCGGCAGGAATGAATCCAAGATTGTACAGTTATTTCGAGAATTTTGATGTCTTTTTTCC is a window of Flavobacterium acetivorans DNA encoding:
- a CDS encoding transporter, with translation MKNKIIIVFLFAFQFAIANGEVDSVSNFTFQKRELLTDFDCDACGCSASGGSMGYSSMLNSNFVGLRYFKQSYTSRDGIFANSPWIDENFNTLQIWSKIPLGKKVQLSALIPYHFHDRALTAGTESIKGLGDASVIASYSIYKTQKEEALLVHDLQLGGGIKMPTGKFEEANNAGTVNQSFQLGTGSWDYLLVGEYVVKKENLGLNTMLNYNFKTKNQKNYQFGNQFNYGSTLFYLLDYNTLKIVPQIGVAGEVFESNKQYGEKLANTSGDVLFSKFGLEVGKEKLSIGINAMLPISQNLSNGNMEANYRWSINLNYVL
- a CDS encoding cytochrome-c peroxidase; this encodes MKMNYFLWLLLPLFFSCSDNDDAAYNDQTLDFKVPENFPELAYNIDLNPPTVKGFELGKKLFYDGRLSSDGLVSCGFCHIQEDAFTHHGHVFSHGVADKIGTRNTPSIQNLAYQTTFMYDGATNHLDLQPIIPLTNPVEMDADLTAIIAMMKADPVYRKLYKQAFADGQINAENMLKALSQFMVMLTSSNSKFDKFRRHETGGELSSDELAGYALFNANCASCHATDLMTDNSFRNNGLAINPALNDVGRFRVTELETDYYKFKVPSLRNVEKTAPYMHDGRFGSLEAVLNHYSLGVQKSATLDPILNKNGALGIPLSTIEKKQLVAFLKTLTDNQYLNDKRFSEY
- a CDS encoding MbnP family protein; this encodes MKNLLNRAIAIIALSAVFTACTNDETTMSGTGNLGVEFDNSFAGNDLILSTQPNITSNDEVLKIEKIKYIISNIVLTTAEGTVFTYPKNKSYFIIDESNPTSLIAKLENVPAGNYTKIKFGIGVDKAQWELGATGQGNFLLEAQAAGMMWSWSAGYKFIAFEGMFTAPTVSDETSFMIHTGQTGTDYNYTEVTLDLPSKAIVRSSISPIIHVITDLSKVIDGTNKIKLSDNNKGGMGAMIMGGATLPLITQNISNMFTVDHVHND
- the hemL gene encoding glutamate-1-semialdehyde 2,1-aminomutase, encoding MIYKRSSQLFAEAEKVIPGGVNSPVRAFKAVGGTPIFVKSAKGAYLYDEDGNRLIDYINSWGPMILGHAYEPVVEAVIEKAKLGTSFGMPTELETQIAALAVSMVPNIDKIRFVNSGTEACMSAVRLARGFTKRDKIIKFAGCYHGHSDSFLIQAGSGAITFGSPNSPGVTEGTAKDTLLARYNDLENVRTLIEANTNEIAAIIVEPVAGNMGCIPPNKGFLEGLRQLCTENGILLIFDEVMTGFRLARGGVQELFNINADIVCFGKVIGGGLPVGAFAAREEIMNYLAPLGPVYQAGTLSGNPLAMAAGLAMLQALDKDRAIFKRLEEKTAYLHEGIERVLKANNIVFTINRIGSMISVHFDANPVVDFQSAAKGDNESFKKFFHGLLDEGVYIAPSAYETWFITDALSYDDLDFTIQAIDKVAKTL